In one window of Solanum pennellii chromosome 2, SPENNV200 DNA:
- the LOC107010010 gene encoding transcription factor TCP11-like: MPALCAAHVFQLTKELGHRTDGETIEWLLRNAEPAIIAATGTCTLPATQVTTTSENIPLSQSQPSVLAPLTRATPVSGFPVGGGFFSMTPQSQPNCRLDLCQPSLEFSGNAYRHMPFTALLLQPVTADDGEEKVAEEDEKQ; encoded by the coding sequence ATGCCGGCGTTATGCGCGGCGCATGTTTTTCAATTGACGAAGGAGCTAGGTCATAGGACTGACGGAGAAACGATAGAGTGGCTTCTCCGTAACGCTGAACCAGCAATCATCGCTGCTACAGGAACATGTACGCTTCCGGCGACTCAAGTCACTACGACGTCGGAGAACATACCGTTGTCTCAGTCACAACCGTCGGTTTTAGCTCCGTTAACACGAGCTACGCCTGTTTCTGGATTTCCGGTAGGTGGTGGATTTTTCTCTATGACTCCACAATCGCAGCCAAATTGTCGGCTTGATTTGTGCCAACCGTCGTTAGAATTTTCCGGCAATGCGTATCGGCATATGCCGTTCACGGCGTTGCTTTTACAGCCGGTGACCGCCGATGACGGCGAAGAGAAAGTCGCCGAAGAAGATGAGAAACAGTAG